Genomic window (Balneolaceae bacterium):
CAACACCTCGCCGGTCTCCATGTCAATAATGTTGGCGTGGTGGATGGCCAGGTCGTTCGCGGGTCCGCCGCAGCCGACGGCCAGCAGGAACAGAAGAAGGCCCGGTAGGGCCATGATTCGGAAAGGGAAAAAGCGTTTCATGGCTGAGCAGTTGTGTTTAGGTCTTCGGTGTTGAATAATTCCGGGGTCCGCGGCCGGGCGCTTGCATCAGCGCCAGTCACCGGCGGAATCGGGTCCCAGCCGCCCTTCGGCGGCCTGCAGAAGGGCATCGGGGTTATAGACGATTCCGCCCTTGACTACCGCACGCACGTCGCGGGTATGGGTGATATCCTGGAGGGGATCCCCGCCAGCCACAAAAAAGTCGGCGTATTTGCCCTCTTCGATGGTGCCCAGGCGGTCAGCCGCATGCCGATGGCCCGGGCCCCGTTGGTGGTGGCGATCCTCAGCACCTCGTGGCCGGGTATGCCTGCCAGGGTCATGGCCTGCATCTCGCGGTGGGCGGCGAAGCCCCCCAGGAAGGGGAGGGTGGATTTCATGACGGGACGGTCGGTGCCCAGGGTAATGCGTCCCCCCGCCTCCCAGTAGCGCTTCAGGATGGCCTTCTTGGCGTGGTAGACCTCCCGAAAAAGATCCTCCAGGGAGTGGTCGGGGTCGCTTTCGAAGGACTCGCGCATGTAGGGCGTCATAAAACGCAGCTCGTCGGTCCAGTGCCGGTAGGCGGGATGGTCCACCCGCCCGATGATGCCGTAGGTGGAGAGGGTGGCGTCAAACCACACCCCGTGGCGCGTGTAGAGGTCGATGACCTCTCCCACGCAGGCTTCGTCGCCCTCCAGGCCGCGAAGGGAGGCATAGGCGCTCGCGCTAGCCGGCAGGCAGGGTCCCCCGAGAAAGTGCTCCACCCGGTCGATGCCCATGCGCACAGCGTCGGCCGGATTGACCGAGGAGCCGGAGCCCGAGCCCAGATGGGCGGTGACCGTCAGGCCGTGGCGGTGGGCCCGCTCGATGAGGGCCTCCAGGTGCGGGGCGGTGATGCCCTTGGCCTTGAAACCGGCCGCGCCGCGGGCCGCCCAGGTATCCACACGCTCACGGATGGCGGCCTCGTCCATTTCCCGGCTCCAGTCGGGAGCCGCCGAGCCGTAATAGGGTCCACTGTTGAGCAGCCGGGGACCGTCCCGCTCTCCGGCGTCGAGCAGGCGGCTCAGCTCCCGCATCTTCTCCGGCTCCACTTCACCGGCCGGGAAGGTGGCCGTTACCCCGTTGGCCAGGAATATCTTGGGAGTGGCCGCTGTGTCGTCGCCCACCATGCCCTCCATGACCACGCGGTAGTGGGCGTGAAGGTCCACCAGTCCCGGCAGCAGCACCTCCTCCTCGGAGAGCTGCAGGGTTTGTACGGAGGAGGGGAGTTCCCCGGGCACATCGCCCACCGACATGATGCGCCCGTTGCGCACGTAGATCCCCGGGTTGGAGACGGTTTGATCGGCCGTGCCGGTGAAGATCTTCCCGCCCCTCACCACCAGGTCCTGCGCATGCACGGGCAGCGTTCCCAGGAGCATGCCCAGGAGAAGTGGCAGGAACTTGTTCATGGTGTCCGAAATCTTAGGGTGGCGAATTGGAATCCCTGCCAAAGTTAGTATTCTGCGGCGCAATGGCAAAACAGTCCGCGCAGACCGGTTTCCCCTTTTTGCCGGCTGCTTTGTACCTTGACGACTCAACGCGAACCAAAGGGCAGGTGATGAAAGCACGCAATTCAAACGGTTCAACGGGCATGCGAAAAGGGGACAGCCAAGAGGAAGCGAGGCGCCCAAGCGCCGGGGGGCTCTGCAGGAGCGGGGAACGGGTCGCTTCTCGAAGGAGTGCGGCCAGCCTGCCGGTCCTGCTGGCCTTGCTTCTGCTGGCGCTGGCTGTGGTCCCGGTGTCACCGGCGCAGGGGCAGTCCCGGCACAACTTGCTGCACGATCTTTACGGGCAGGGTTACCTGCTGGCTGACAGTGACGGGGACTCCCTTGCGGACGTGGTGCGGGGCCGCCTGGTGCTTTCCGACCGTCCCTCCGAGGAGCAGGTCATCACAGCGGCCAACCTGGCCGCACGCCTGGGTTACGAGACCACCGCCATGGACCTGGATCTGCTCTGCAGCTACGGGTCCTGCCCGGAAGGCGAGGAAAGGCCCGCATTGTTGGTGGGTGACCCGCAGGCCTTTGGGCTGGACGTGGACGACCTGAGCCGCGCGCCCGGCCAGGGCAGCGTGCGCCGGGTGGAGCATCCCCATTTCCCGGGAGGCGCGGTGCTGGTGGACGGCTATGACGCCACCGGCCTGCTGGCCGCCGGCAACTACCTGAGCGGGCGCTACCCTGACCTGGACGAGCCTGGTTCGGGTACGTGGACCGAACTGAGGGAGCGGATCAAGGAGCTGGTCCGCGGCGATTCGGCCTCGGCAGCCGGAATTTCGCTGGAATCCTTTACCCTTTCTGACGGACGCAAGGGCGTAAGCCGCGCCTCCATGCGACTGCAGACCGCTGACGTCTCCTCCTTTCGCAGACTGGCCGACAGCCTTTCCGGGGACGCCTCCGCCGCATGGCGCGGTGCCCTGGACGAAGCCTCGCTCTACCGTCTCACCCTTGAGCTGGTCCACGGTGACAGCAGCCGTACCGTCCGCCTGGCCGCCGATGCCTCGCAGCCCGAACGGGAGGGCGGAGACCCGCAGGGCGGGGGCGATCCCGACTTCGCACTTCAGGAGTTCTATACCACAGGCGGCATCTACCGCGACACCAACGGCGACGAGGTGGCGGACGACCTGCAGGCCTACATCTCCTGGAACGGCACGAAAAATGCCGCTTCGCTGGTGCGCCTGGCCGCGAGGGTGGGACTGGAAACGGCGGGCATGCGCCTCCCGCTGGTTTATCCCGGCGGCGATGAACAGCATCCCGAAAACCTGGGTTTCCCGGTGATTATGGGCCCCGACGCCTACATCCTGGAACAGCTCCGCGGGAAGGGCGGCTTGCTGGAGAACGATTCGCAGCCGGGCGACGGCTACATCGAGTTTCTCACCGGTCGGATAGGCGACAAGAACGGGGTGGTCCTCTACGGTAGCGATGCCGCGGGAAGAGGCGCCGCGGCCGACTACCTGGCCCGGCGCTTGCCCTGGCAGTGGAATTACGGGAAAGGCGAGTGGAGGTTGGAGGAGACGCAGACCGGGGTGAGGCGCTTCCTGCAGGGTGTGGACGGCGCCGGACAGGTGGCCGCAGGCGTGGAGAAGCTGCGCACCTGGATGGAACGCCTGGAAGTCCAGCCCGAGGAGGTCTCCGTGCACCTGGCGGCCGAGGAAACCCCGCAGGGACTGGACGCCTTCCTGGAAGGCCTGATGGCCGAACGCTGGCCGGGGGCCAAACATCGGGCGCAGACCCGCGCCACCGGATTCGGGGTGGGGGATACAGTCTTCGCCGAGCAGGTGAGCTTTC
Coding sequences:
- a CDS encoding amidohydrolase family protein: MNKFLPLLLGMLLGTLPVHAQDLVVRGGKIFTGTADQTVSNPGIYVRNGRIMSVGDVPGELPSSVQTLQLSEEEVLLPGLVDLHAHYRVVMEGMVGDDTAATPKIFLANGVTATFPAGEVEPEKMRELSRLLDAGERDGPRLLNSGPYYGSAAPDWSREMDEAAIRERVDTWAARGAAGFKAKGITAPHLEALIERAHRHGLTVTAHLGSGSGSSVNPADAVRMGIDRVEHFLGGPCLPASASAYASLRGLEGDEACVGEVIDLYTRHGVWFDATLSTYGIIGRVDHPAYRHWTDELRFMTPYMRESFESDPDHSLEDLFREVYHAKKAILKRYWEAGGRITLGTDRPVMKSTLPFLGGFAAHREMQAMTLAGIPGHEVLRIATTNGARAIGMRLTAWAPSKRANTPTFLWLAGIPSRISPIPATCVR